The following proteins are co-located in the Trichormus variabilis 0441 genome:
- a CDS encoding Asp-tRNA(Asn)/Glu-tRNA(Gln) amidotransferase GatCAB subunit A, which yields MNDAVSIAKAIGEGKVTAVEVTQAALARIAAQDVELNCFTAVTRETALADAARIDREIAAGNDSGLLAGVPFAVKNLFDLVGLTTLAGAKINAENPPASRDATAVAKLKQAGAVLVGALNMDEYAYGFVTENSHYGVTRNPHDLQRVAGGSSGGSAVAVAAGLVPFTLGSDTNGSIRVPAALCGVFGFKPTYGRLSRGGVTLFSSSFDHIGPFARSVGDIATIFDILQGGDDRDPICTQRPANPTLPQLHQDISHIRIAIADDYFQKGATSAALAAVQQVADALNVTNYVTLPEAHRARAAAFVITASEGANLHLDKLRTRSQDFDPATRDRFLAGALIPSNWYIQAQRFRQWYRDRIREVFQNVDVILAPTTPITAPLIGQQTMILDGEEILVRPHLGLFTQPLSFIGLPVLSVPIQRPNTLPLGVQLIAAPYNEAFILQVAAVLEAQGVVSAVSPINYNSSP from the coding sequence AGCAGCACAGGATGTAGAACTGAATTGTTTTACGGCTGTAACTAGAGAAACGGCTTTGGCGGATGCAGCACGTATTGATAGGGAAATAGCCGCAGGTAATGATTCTGGGTTACTGGCTGGTGTGCCTTTTGCTGTGAAAAACTTATTTGATCTTGTCGGTTTGACGACTCTGGCGGGGGCAAAAATCAATGCCGAAAATCCGCCAGCTAGTCGAGATGCAACCGCAGTAGCCAAGCTGAAACAAGCTGGTGCGGTGTTGGTAGGCGCTTTAAATATGGATGAGTACGCCTACGGATTTGTTACAGAAAATTCCCATTATGGTGTTACCCGCAACCCCCATGATTTACAGCGAGTGGCTGGGGGTTCCTCTGGCGGTTCGGCGGTGGCTGTGGCGGCTGGGTTGGTTCCTTTTACCTTGGGTTCTGATACTAACGGTTCCATTCGTGTCCCGGCGGCTTTGTGTGGTGTGTTTGGTTTCAAACCGACTTACGGGCGTTTGTCTCGTGGTGGGGTGACTTTATTTTCTAGTAGTTTTGACCACATCGGCCCCTTTGCCCGTTCGGTTGGGGATATCGCCACAATATTTGATATTTTGCAAGGAGGAGATGATCGCGATCCTATCTGCACTCAACGACCTGCAAACCCCACTTTACCGCAACTGCATCAAGATATCTCTCATATTAGAATAGCGATCGCTGACGATTATTTCCAAAAAGGGGCGACATCGGCAGCATTAGCAGCCGTACAGCAGGTAGCAGATGCTTTAAACGTAACCAATTACGTAACTTTACCAGAAGCCCACCGCGCCAGGGCAGCCGCATTTGTCATTACCGCCAGCGAAGGCGCAAATTTACACTTAGATAAATTAAGAACACGTTCCCAAGACTTTGACCCAGCAACACGCGATCGCTTTTTGGCAGGGGCATTAATTCCCAGTAATTGGTATATACAAGCACAACGCTTTCGGCAATGGTACCGCGATCGCATCCGTGAAGTTTTTCAGAATGTTGATGTAATTCTTGCCCCTACCACACCCATTACAGCACCCCTAATCGGTCAACAGACAATGATTTTAGATGGGGAGGAAATTCTAGTGCGTCCCCACTTAGGATTGTTCACTCAACCCTTATCTTTTATTGGTTTACCAGTTTTATCAGTACCAATTCAGCGTCCCAATACTTTACCTTTGGGTGTGCAGTTAATCGCCGCCCCATACAATGAAGCCTTCATTTTACAAGTGGCGGCTGTATTAGAAGCCCAAGGTGTAGTTTCAGCCGTGAGTCCGATAAATTATAACTCCTCTCCGTAG
- a CDS encoding IS5-like element ISAva5 family transposase, protein MTLHPRDMSQIPETTAQVARNSFPKGNIYMKMRDEIGVLYKDEDFVKLYRADCGQSGISAGQLALVTVMQFIEGLTDRQAADAVRGHIDWKYALSLELNDPGFDYSVLSEFRQRLIKAGRERELLNQMLARFQELGWLKNRGRVRTDSTHVLAAVRQLNRLELVGETLRHTLNDLAYFAPDWLKSRVDVDWFERYSLRFEQYRLPKSKAEREKLRRKIGEDGHHLLSALYADSTCNWLWQIPSVETLRIVWVQQYYIQLQQVYWREQDNLPPNRLQIESPYDVDARNSSKREINWTGYNLHLTEICHPILPNLIINVETSVATSADVEMTPVIHSRLNQNNLLPQEHVVDTGYVNAQNLVDSQSHFHVDLVGKVPPGTSWQATAQSGFEQNCFTIHWDLMRVDCPMGKQSKSWRTTVDSHDNPVVKIQFDKSDCSLCSSRSKCTRSKKLPRLLTLKPQELHLALHDARIRQKTESFQQIYHQRAGVEGLISQATGRYQLRRCRYIGLAKTLLQHVITAAAINFSRMWDWWQHVPRSQTRVSHFARIAPTAS, encoded by the coding sequence ATGACCCTGCACCCGCGTGATATGTCGCAGATTCCTGAAACAACAGCGCAAGTAGCCCGGAATTCATTTCCCAAAGGGAACATATATATGAAGATGCGGGATGAAATAGGAGTGTTATATAAGGATGAGGATTTTGTCAAACTTTACCGCGCAGATTGTGGTCAAAGTGGAATATCAGCAGGACAACTGGCATTAGTGACAGTAATGCAATTTATCGAAGGTTTAACGGATAGACAAGCGGCGGATGCAGTGAGGGGTCATATTGATTGGAAATACGCACTATCGTTGGAATTAAATGACCCAGGGTTTGATTATTCAGTACTTTCAGAATTTCGTCAGCGATTAATCAAAGCAGGACGAGAGCGAGAGTTACTCAACCAAATGCTAGCTCGTTTCCAAGAACTAGGTTGGCTCAAAAATCGCGGCCGTGTCAGAACTGATTCAACTCACGTATTAGCCGCAGTACGACAGTTAAATCGTTTGGAATTAGTGGGAGAAACTTTACGTCATACCTTAAATGACTTGGCTTATTTTGCCCCTGATTGGCTCAAATCGAGAGTTGACGTTGATTGGTTTGAACGTTACTCCCTGAGATTTGAGCAATACCGCTTGCCCAAATCAAAAGCCGAACGTGAGAAATTGAGGCGAAAAATTGGTGAGGATGGTCATCATTTGCTATCCGCTTTGTATGCAGACTCAACTTGTAATTGGCTGTGGCAGATTCCATCAGTGGAAACATTACGTATAGTTTGGGTGCAACAATACTATATTCAATTGCAACAAGTCTATTGGCGAGAACAAGATAACTTACCACCAAATAGACTACAGATTGAATCTCCTTACGATGTTGATGCACGCAATTCCAGCAAGCGAGAAATCAACTGGACTGGTTATAATCTGCATCTGACAGAAATTTGTCACCCCATACTGCCAAACTTAATTATCAATGTGGAAACGTCCGTGGCCACAAGTGCGGATGTTGAGATGACACCAGTAATTCATTCTCGTTTAAACCAGAACAATCTTTTGCCACAAGAACATGTTGTCGATACTGGCTATGTCAATGCTCAAAACTTAGTCGATAGTCAATCCCATTTTCATGTTGATTTAGTAGGAAAAGTTCCCCCCGGAACTAGTTGGCAAGCAACAGCACAATCCGGCTTTGAGCAAAATTGCTTCACTATTCATTGGGATTTGATGCGTGTTGATTGCCCAATGGGTAAACAAAGTAAGTCCTGGCGTACAACTGTCGATAGCCATGACAATCCAGTAGTCAAAATACAATTTGACAAATCCGATTGTTCGCTTTGTTCAAGTCGCTCAAAATGCACTCGCTCCAAAAAACTACCGCGTCTTCTGACCCTCAAACCACAGGAACTACATCTTGCATTACATGATGCTCGCATTCGCCAAAAAACTGAATCTTTTCAACAAATTTATCACCAACGTGCTGGCGTTGAAGGCTTGATTTCCCAAGCTACTGGTCGCTACCAATTACGCCGTTGTCGCTACATTGGTCTTGCCAAAACTCTCTTGCAGCATGTCATTACTGCTGCTGCTATCAACTTCAGTCGGATGTGGGATTGGTGGCAACATGTCCCACGCAGTCAGACTCGCGTTTCTCACTTTGCTCGAATTGCTCCCACTGCCTCATAG